The following DNA comes from Verrucomicrobiota bacterium.
AACGAGGGCTGGCCTGGCTTTGTGCTCGACGGGCTGCCGTTCGTCACGGTCAAGGCCGGACTGAGCCTCGACGGCAAGCTGGCGACCACCACCGGCGAGTCGCAATGGATCACCAACGAGCTCTCGCGCGCCCACGTGCACCGGATGCGCTACGAGACCGACGCGGTCGTTGTCGGCCTCGGCACGGTAAAGAAGGACGACCCGCAGATGACGCCACGGGGCGATTTCGCCGAGACGCGCTGTCCGTGGCGCATCATCGTTGACGGCGCCGCCGCCATGCCGCTCGATGCGCGCGTACTGACCGACGAATGGACATCACGCACGATCGTGGTGACCACCAAGGACGCGCCCGAGCACCAGCGCGAGATGATCGCCGAGACCGGCGCCGAGGTGCTCGCCATCGACGGCGATCTCGACAACGTCAACCTGCGCGACCTCATGCTGCGGCTCGCCGACCGAGGCATCGTCTACATCATGATCGAGGGCGGCTCGAAGGTCTTCACGAGCGCCTTCGAACAGGGCATCGTGGACAAGGTGGCGCTCTTCTACGCCCCGATCCTCATCGGCGGCCACGACGCGCCGTCGCTCATGGCCGGCCGCGGCATCTCGACCCTCGACGACGCCATCACCCTCAAGAACGTCACCACCACCCGCTTCGGCGACGACGTGCTCATCGAAGCCCGCGTTCAGCAGTAGAATTGCCTACTGCCGAGCCCGCCAAGGT
Coding sequences within:
- the ribD gene encoding bifunctional diaminohydroxyphosphoribosylaminopyrimidine deaminase/5-amino-6-(5-phosphoribosylamino)uracil reductase RibD, with amino-acid sequence MCGQANDPHEELMRRAIELGALGKGTTSPNPRVGALVLKDGAVVGEGYHKRAGEDHAEVIALRAAGERAMGATLIVTLEPCSTARRTPPCTNAILEAGIAEVIYGIEDVYPDHAGRGLAMLRENGVRVIGPVLAAECEALNEGWPGFVLDGLPFVTVKAGLSLDGKLATTTGESQWITNELSRAHVHRMRYETDAVVVGLGTVKKDDPQMTPRGDFAETRCPWRIIVDGAAAMPLDARVLTDEWTSRTIVVTTKDAPEHQREMIAETGAEVLAIDGDLDNVNLRDLMLRLADRGIVYIMIEGGSKVFTSAFEQGIVDKVALFYAPILIGGHDAPSLMAGRGISTLDDAITLKNVTTTRFGDDVLIEARVQQ